CCGTGACCGACGAATTGATGGACGCCATCCTCGCCGAGCTCGACCTCACGGCCGGTTCCCGCGTCGCCGTCCTCGTCAATGGCCTCGGCGCCACCTCGCAGATCGAGCTCTACGTCATCTTCCGCCGCGTCAAGCAGCGGCTGGATGCGCTCGGCATCGACATCCACGCCTCCTGGGTCGGCGAATATGCGACCTCGCTCGAAATGGCCGGCGCCTCGGTGACGCTGATGAAGCTCGACGACACGCTTCAGGCCCTGCTGGACCACCCCTGCCGCACGCCGGCCCTCGTCGTCGGCGCCTTCGAGAAGAGCGACGTTTCCGCCCGCAGCCGCAAGGCCGTCAAGGCCGCCGAAAGCACGGCGGCCGCGCCGGAAAAGCCGCGCGAGCTCCTCACCGAGGGCGACGTCACGCCGACGATCTTCCGGGCGATGATGCATACGGTCGGCGAGCAGATCATTGCCGAGAAGAACTGGCTTTCCGAACTCGACGGCGTGATCGGCGACGGCGACCACGGCGTGACGATGGAAATCGGCTGGAAGGCCGTCCAGCACGCGCTGGAGGACACGCAGGCCGACGAGACGATCGAGGGGATCTGCAAGCGCATGGCGAAGGCGTTCCTCGATGCGGTCGGCGCCTCCTCGGGCCCGCTCTATGCCACGGCCTTCCTGCGCGCCGGCACGGCCGTCAGCCACAGGCTCAACCTCGACGGCGCCGGCATGGCCGAATGGCTGGGCGCCGCCTGCCAGGGCATCCGCGACCGCGGCCGGGCCGAGCCGGGCGACAAGACGATGATCGACGCCTGGGTGCCGGCGGTCGAAGCGGCGCAGGAGAGCGCCAAGGGCGGCGGCTCGGCCATCGACGTGCTGCTTGCCGCCCGCGACGGCGGCGAGGCGGGCATGAAGGCGACGGCGGCGCTAGAATCGCGTCGTGGCCGCTCGGCCAAGCTCGGCGCGCGCTCCGTCGGCCATATCGATCCCGGCGCGGCCTCGACCTATGTCACGCTGCGCGCGATGGCGGCCGCCTTGCAGAAGGCGCTTGCCTGACCGGCCTCAGCGCGGGCCCTGCAAAAGGGCCCGCGCCACGCCTTCATTGGTGACCAGCCGGTTGACATAGCCGGCGCGCAGGATCGCCCGGATGATCGGGATCTTGCGGATGCCGCCGGAGACGAGCACCGAAATCGGCTTGAGCTTCAGCTTGTCCGGCGGCAGCGCGATGATCGAATCGTTGAGGAAATGGTCGATCGTCTGGCCGCGCGCGTCGAGGAACCATCCCATGAACTCGCCGACCGCGCCGCGCTTCAGCACCGTGTCGAGATTGTCCTTCACCACGCGGATCTGCGTCAGCGACGTCTCCTGCGCGAGCGCCCCGCAGGAGACGATGCCGATATCGGCGATCTCCGTGCGCGCCAGCACGTCCGTCAGCTCGTCGTTGAGGAGCAGCGCGTTGCGGCTTTCCGGATTGGCGCAGTAGATCGGCGCCGTCAGGTAGTGACATTCCACGCCGAGCGCCCGGGCGAAGGCCGTGGCGACCTCGAACGTGTTGGTGGCCGAGCCGCTGGTGACGCCGCCGGTGAGACCCACGACCCAGCTTTGCGAGCGCGGCCGCGCCCGCAGGCTGCGCACGGCAAAGCTCAAGGTACGGCCCGAGCCGATCCCCACCCCCATGTCGCGCCCTTCGATCAGGTCGCTGGCGAGCGATCCCGCCGCCTCGCCGATGACGCGCTTCTGCTCGATATAGTCGTCGAGATCCGGCACCACCACGGCATCGACCAGCCCGTAGCGGGCGGAAACCTTCTCGGCAAGCTCGATGCAGTCGGTGAGCGGCAGGCTGACCTTGACCTGCACGCTGCCGGAATCGCGCACCTGGCCGATGATCTTGTTGACCTTCAGCCGGGTGATGTTCATGCGCTGGGCGATTTCCTGCTGGGTCTGCCCGCCGATGAAATAGAGCCACGCGACGCGCGCGCGCTCCAGTTCCTCATCGAAATGTCCCCATTCTTCGCTCATGCAACATGTTCTCCCGGCGTGCGCGTTCTCGATACGTCAATTCGCCTGTCGGGAGCAACTGCTGCTGTCCGCCGCCGTTTCAGTATCCGGCGAGCAGCTCGATCCTGGAGCCGTCGACGAAGCGTTCGAGCCGGAATTCGCGCGGGTCCACGACCGGATTGCGGCCGAGCACGAGATCGGCCATCAGCCGGCCCGCGCCGGGGCCGATGCCGAAGCCGTGGCCGGAAAAGCCGGTCGCGATGAAGAAGCCGGGGATTTTCGCCACGCCCGAAATCACCGGGATGGCATCCGGCGTGGCGTCGATATAGCCGGCCCAGCGCTGCGCCACCTTTGCCGAGGCCAGCGCCGGGAAGGCCTTCTGCGCCGAGGCCATGGCCATGTCGGCCAGCTTGCGGCTCGGCTTGGGATCGAGCACGCGGCAATATTCGAACGGGCTCGGCTCGTCGAGGCTCCAGCGGCGCGGCATGCGCGCCTCGTCGAGAAAGCGCCAGCCGGCGCGCAGCATCAGCGCGCGCCATTCGGCCTTCAGCGCCGGCACGAAATCGAGCGCATAGCGGAAGGAGGCCGGCACGATGTCGACGACGTTGCCGATGCCCGAGGCGATGGTGTAGCCGCCGTCCTGCCGCTTGCGGATGGCGAAATCGCCCGCCCACATCGCCTGGTCCGGGCCGCCGTCATGCGGCTCGGTGCGCAGGACGGAGTTCTTCACCTTCAGTTGCGGCAGGTGGATGCCGGCATCGAGGCTGCGGGTGAACATTTCCGACCATGCCCCGCCCGCCAGCACCGCCGCGCGGCAGCGGATCGTGCCGCGCTCGGTCACGACCGCCGAGATCGCCCCGCCGGAGGTCTCGATCCCGCGCACGGCGCATTCCGTCAGGATATGCGCGCCGCATTCGCGGGCGCGCTCGGCAATGGCGGGCGCCGCCTTCTGCGGCTCGGCCCGCCCGTCGTCGGCGCAGTAGAGCGCGGCGGGCGGGCGAAGGCGCGATTGCGGGAACATGGCCGAAAATTCCGCGCCCGAGAGCATCCGGCAATCGACGCCGAGCCCGTCGAGATGCTTCAGCCAGGTCTCGTAGCCGGCGCCTTCCCGCTCGTTTTCCGCGTTGAAGAGGATACCCGCCTGCGTGAAGCCGGTGTCGCGCCCGGTCCGCGCGTTCAGCCCACGCCAGATGCGCTGGGCTTCCAGCACCAGCGGGATTTCCCGAGGGTCGCGCTTGGCGACGCGCACCCAGCCCCAGTTGCGGCTGGACTGCTCGTGGCCGATGCTACCTTTCGCACACCGCGACGCGCTGGCCGGCCTCGGCAAGCTCCAGCGCCGTCGAGACGCCGATGATGCCGCCGCCGATGACGACGACGTCGACCTCCGCAGGCAGATCGGCATCGCCATGGACGGGTACGACAAAGGGACCGGGCATCGAAAGAATTCCTTGATTGGGTTCGCGGCGGATATCCGCCGCTCGGGAGAGGCAGGCCGGGCGGCTTATCCGCCGGTGCCTTCCTCGATCCTCGGGAGAAACCATGCGAGCAGCCCCGCCAGCGGCAGGAAGGAGCAGAGATGGTAGACCGTCTCCACGCCGTAGCTGTCGGCAAGGATGCCGAGGAGCGCGGCGGCGATGCCGCCGAGGCCGAAGTTGAGGCCGTAGAACAGCCCGCCGATCAGGCCGATGCGGTTCGGCAGAAGCTCGATGGCATAGATCAGGATCGAGGCGAAGGCGCTTGCCATGATCAGGTTGATCATGACCGTCAGCACGCCGGTCCAGAAGAGATCGGCATAGGGCAGGATCAGCGTCAGGGGAAGCGGGCCGAGCACCGAGATCCAGATGATCCGGTAGCGGCCGATCCGGTCGCCGACGATGCCGCCGATCAGCGCGCCCGCCGCCGAGGCCAGGAGGAAGATGAACAGCATCATCTGCGCCGAGGGAATGGAGAGGCCGAACTTCTCCATGAGATAGAAGGTGTAGAACGAGCGGAAGCTCTCGCCATAGGCATTCTTGGTGAACATCAGCAGCGTCAGCACCACCAGCCCCGCGCCGATCGTCGCGGGGGCATGGCGCACGGTGCCGGTCGCCGTCTTGGCCTTCGCCCGCATCGCCGAGAATTCGGCGCTGATCTGGCGCTGCTTGCTGCCGATCCAGACGAGGAGCCCCATCGCCATCAGCGCCAGCACG
The Shinella zoogloeoides DNA segment above includes these coding regions:
- the dhaL gene encoding dihydroxyacetone kinase subunit DhaL, yielding MNQEVKTKKLINAPENIIPEMIEGMVGAHPDMLRVEGETGRAVVAVDGPRDGKVGIVVGGGSGHEPAFAGYVGRGLADAAAVGNVFASPSPAHIAEAARAADGGVGVLMLYGNYTGDVLNFTMAAEELEQAGISVRHVAVADDVASAPAGRKSERRGIAGDFFVFKVAGAAADLGEPLARVEALALAANDATRSIGVALSPCSLPQTGKPNFTIGDEDMEIGMGLHGEPGIRRQKLAPADAVTDELMDAILAELDLTAGSRVAVLVNGLGATSQIELYVIFRRVKQRLDALGIDIHASWVGEYATSLEMAGASVTLMKLDDTLQALLDHPCRTPALVVGAFEKSDVSARSRKAVKAAESTAAAPEKPRELLTEGDVTPTIFRAMMHTVGEQIIAEKNWLSELDGVIGDGDHGVTMEIGWKAVQHALEDTQADETIEGICKRMAKAFLDAVGASSGPLYATAFLRAGTAVSHRLNLDGAGMAEWLGAACQGIRDRGRAEPGDKTMIDAWVPAVEAAQESAKGGGSAIDVLLAARDGGEAGMKATAALESRRGRSAKLGARSVGHIDPGAASTYVTLRAMAAALQKALA
- a CDS encoding sugar-binding transcriptional regulator, with amino-acid sequence MSEEWGHFDEELERARVAWLYFIGGQTQQEIAQRMNITRLKVNKIIGQVRDSGSVQVKVSLPLTDCIELAEKVSARYGLVDAVVVPDLDDYIEQKRVIGEAAGSLASDLIEGRDMGVGIGSGRTLSFAVRSLRARPRSQSWVVGLTGGVTSGSATNTFEVATAFARALGVECHYLTAPIYCANPESRNALLLNDELTDVLARTEIADIGIVSCGALAQETSLTQIRVVKDNLDTVLKRGAVGEFMGWFLDARGQTIDHFLNDSIIALPPDKLKLKPISVLVSGGIRKIPIIRAILRAGYVNRLVTNEGVARALLQGPR
- a CDS encoding MFS transporter, whose product is MTVAIRTATQPRTYLAVLVVLGFSHLLNDLMQSLIPAAYPILKDAYALDFVQIGMITMTFQIAGSLLQPAIGMVTDKHPAPYSPVVGMMFTLSGLVSLAFAQSYVVILVSVALIGIGSSIFHPEATRMARYAAGGRQGLAQGLFQVGGQAGGALGPVFAALIIVPWGQPSLAWFAVLALMAMGLLVWIGSKQRQISAEFSAMRAKAKTATGTVRHAPATIGAGLVVLTLLMFTKNAYGESFRSFYTFYLMEKFGLSIPSAQMMLFIFLLASAAGALIGGIVGDRIGRYRIIWISVLGPLPLTLILPYADLFWTGVLTVMINLIMASAFASILIYAIELLPNRIGLIGGLFYGLNFGLGGIAAALLGILADSYGVETVYHLCSFLPLAGLLAWFLPRIEEGTGG